The following nucleotide sequence is from Desulfovibrio sp. JC022.
TTGGCCATACCTTTAGTGAAACCGTCTGACATATGCTGAACAATAAGTATGGGAACCGGAAAGCCTTGCGGCAACGACATAAGAATTTGTTTAATTGCCTGCGGACCTCCGGTGGAAGCACCGATACAAACAATTTTCCCCTTGCCGGTCAACGATTCCGAGCGAGAAGCAACTTTGTCCGGAACAACTTTTTCGTTAATAGCTTCCCTTCTGAAACGGGTCTTACGGCGGACCACCCTAACCTCGGACATCAAGCGTACCGAGAGGATGATATCCTGCATCTGCTCTTCGAAATTCTCACTCTTCAAGGCCGGCTTATTATGAAAAGCAAGGGCACCGGTATCAATAAGGCGAAACCCGATTTCAGCATCCGAGGCCCGGTAAATGGCACTTACAATCACAATAGGGACCGGATTATCTTCCATAATCATCCGGGTAACCCGAAATCCGTCGCAATCGGGGAGATTCACATCCATGGTGACCACGTCCGGTTTAAGATCCCGGACCATGCGCAAAGCAGAGTAGCCGTCCTCGGCACAGCCGACCACTTCAAAATCATCCTCGCGCTTAAACATCTCCGCAAACAATGTGCGTACAGATGCCGAGTCATCCACTATCAGAACCTTAATCACTTACTTCCAACTCCATTCAATCCCAGCCAGAACATCCACATACGGATGTATCCCCTACACTCTAATTATCCCACATGCAAACTTACCACTGTTATCCATCAAATAAATACCCCACTACCCTGAATTTAATAGCAAAACTTAACCCGCAAGCCGATCGATAACCTCTAATAGATTCCCTTGATCAAAACTGGATTTAATAATGTAGGCATCTGCTCCGGCTTCAACTCCGCGTTCACGGTCCTCGGCAGAACCGAGTGAGGTCACTAAAATAATAGGCAAATTGGCACAGCTGTCTATACTGCGGACCTTTGAAGTCAGGGTAAATCCGTCCATCTGCGGCATTTCCACATCGGAAACAAGTACATCCGGCAACGACGATTCTATTTTCTGCAAGGCATCAAGACCGTTAACAGCTGTAACCACGTTATACCCGGCTGCTTCCAGAACATTTTTGAGCAGCATACGCGAAGTGATGGAATCCTCAGCAACAAGTACTGTTTTAAGTTCCTTGATTCCCTGCCTGTGCACAACTGAACGTACCCGCCCTTCAGCATGCATTCCCAGTGCGGTACGAGCCATATCCGGTGTATGCAGAATGGGTACGAGTTCACCGGAACCGAGCATGGAAAAACCGGAAACATTGCGAACCCTTTTCAGCAATGGACCCATGCTTTTAGCCA
It contains:
- the cheB gene encoding chemotaxis-specific protein-glutamate methyltransferase CheB, yielding MIKVLIVDDSASVRTLFAEMFKREDDFEVVGCAEDGYSALRMVRDLKPDVVTMDVNLPDCDGFRVTRMIMEDNPVPIVIVSAIYRASDAEIGFRLIDTGALAFHNKPALKSENFEEQMQDIILSVRLMSEVRVVRRKTRFRREAINEKVVPDKVASRSESLTGKGKIVCIGASTGGPQAIKQILMSLPQGFPVPILIVQHMSDGFTKGMANWLKNHTGHDIRIASHDDELKPGVIYFAPEGVHTEISPKRRIVLTDAPNVNGIKPSASVLFNSVARNLGRSAVGVLLTGMGRDGADGLLEIRRNGGYTIAQDEESSIVFGMPGEAVKIGGAVSVLPLDSIGGELCRIFLGLLEDK